In the genome of Nocardioides seonyuensis, one region contains:
- a CDS encoding ammonium transporter: protein MDGYYAFMLVATSFVLMMTVPALALFYGGMSRSKSVLNMMMMSYVAAAIVGILYVAVGWSMGFGGNGTLFANPFEMLWLDGVSTGDYIFVMFQMTFAIITAALISGAVADRMKFSAWVLFVPLWAVIVYFPMAHMVFSCTDDSLICGRIGAQDYAGGTAVHINAGVAALVLVLLLGKRIGWPREQMRPHNLTLTMLGAGLLWMGWYGFNVGSIVFGDDPETQFPLETGRTFATTTLATMAAILGWLLVERLIHKKATSLGAASGIVAGLVAITPATGAVNLSGAVAIGAIAGGVCAWAVGLKYKLGYDDSLDVVGVHLVGGIIGTVLIGVFSTSEGAGGVDGLLYGGGFGSLGDQALGVVVAVIYSGLLTTVIAVAIKYTIGLRLDEEDEVNGIDLVAHGESAYDLHSGSSGGSSSVLAAAAAPTTKTEGASA, encoded by the coding sequence GTGGACGGCTACTACGCCTTCATGCTGGTGGCGACATCCTTCGTCCTGATGATGACGGTGCCCGCGCTGGCACTGTTCTACGGCGGCATGTCGCGATCGAAGTCCGTGCTCAACATGATGATGATGTCCTACGTCGCTGCCGCGATCGTCGGCATCCTGTACGTCGCAGTCGGCTGGTCGATGGGCTTCGGCGGGAACGGCACGCTGTTCGCCAACCCCTTCGAGATGCTCTGGCTCGACGGCGTCTCGACGGGCGACTACATCTTCGTGATGTTCCAGATGACCTTCGCGATCATCACCGCCGCCCTCATCAGCGGCGCGGTCGCCGACCGGATGAAGTTCTCGGCCTGGGTGCTGTTCGTCCCGCTGTGGGCGGTCATCGTCTACTTCCCGATGGCGCACATGGTGTTCAGCTGCACCGACGACTCGCTCATCTGCGGCCGCATCGGCGCGCAGGACTACGCGGGCGGCACGGCCGTGCACATCAACGCCGGTGTCGCGGCCCTCGTGCTCGTCCTGCTGCTCGGCAAGCGGATCGGGTGGCCCCGGGAGCAGATGCGTCCCCACAACCTGACGCTCACCATGCTCGGAGCCGGGCTGCTGTGGATGGGCTGGTACGGCTTCAACGTCGGCTCGATCGTGTTCGGCGACGACCCCGAGACCCAGTTCCCGCTGGAGACGGGTCGCACCTTCGCGACGACCACGCTGGCCACCATGGCCGCCATCCTCGGATGGCTGCTCGTCGAGCGCCTGATCCACAAGAAGGCCACGTCGCTCGGTGCGGCCTCCGGCATCGTCGCCGGCCTCGTGGCGATCACCCCGGCCACGGGCGCGGTCAACCTGTCGGGGGCGGTGGCCATCGGCGCCATCGCCGGCGGCGTCTGCGCCTGGGCCGTGGGCCTGAAGTACAAGCTGGGCTACGACGACTCCCTCGACGTGGTCGGGGTCCACCTGGTCGGTGGCATCATCGGCACGGTGCTGATCGGGGTGTTCTCCACGTCCGAGGGCGCCGGTGGCGTCGACGGCCTGCTCTACGGCGGTGGCTTCGGTTCACTGGGCGACCAGGCCCTGGGCGTGGTCGTGGCCGTCATCTACTCCGGCCTGCTCACCACGGTCATCGCAGTGGCGATCAAGTACACCATCGGTCTGCGCCTCGACGAGGAGGACGAGGTCAACGGCATCGACCTCGTCGCTCACGGCGAGTCGGCCTACGACCTGCACAGCGGAAGCTCCGGCGGCAGCAGCAGCGTCCTTGCTGCGGCCGCTGCCCCGACCACCAAGACTGAAGGAGCCAGCGCATGA
- a CDS encoding P-II family nitrogen regulator: MKLVTAVIKPHKWEEVREALETFGVAGMTVSEVSGYGRQKGHTEVYRGAEYDIALVPKIRLEIVVDDADADDVVGIIVKTAQTGRIGDGKVWVSPVDSVVRVRTGEQDASAL, from the coding sequence ATGAAGCTCGTCACCGCGGTCATCAAGCCGCACAAGTGGGAAGAGGTCCGCGAGGCCCTCGAGACGTTCGGCGTCGCCGGCATGACCGTGTCCGAGGTCAGCGGCTACGGCCGCCAGAAGGGACACACCGAGGTCTACCGGGGCGCGGAGTACGACATCGCCCTGGTGCCCAAGATCCGCCTCGAGATCGTCGTCGACGACGCCGACGCGGACGACGTGGTCGGCATCATCGTCAAGACCGCCCAGACGGGCCGCATCGGCGACGGGAAGGTGTGGGTGAGCCCGGTCGACTCGGTCGTCAGGGTCCGCACCGGCGAGCAGGACGCGTCGGCGCTGTGA
- a CDS encoding [protein-PII] uridylyltransferase, whose protein sequence is MSATDRAARAAAADGICQEAYAAAGGPEAGVALVAVGGYGRAELAPHSDLDVVLVHEPGVDPGAMGEQLWYPLWNSGRRLDHAVRSLPEMVDAAQDLRVALGLLDVRHLAGDSGLAMQLRTTMLADWRRRARQSLPELRALVAKRHAVLGELAHESVPDLKEAEGGLRDAGVLRALEATWLVDASTPASESARMALLDVRDELHDLAGRPTDRVAPELWAPLAERLGLADAEAAQRHVRSLGRRITHVSRLSWRRVDAVLARPSGERGRRTPALQPVARGIALSRGEVVLDRQARPAADPTLLLRAAAEAASRDVVLAPVTAARLVREAPSLPVPWPAEARDALVRLLAGPGLLHVWETLEETGALETFLPEWDAIRLLPHASAIHRFTVDRHSVETCTEAAALIRSVARPDVLMVAALLHDIGKGELVEHSVAGEPIAREIATRMGFDAAAVDMVGALVRWHLLLGETATTRDPDDPVTVERVLARFPTAQGLALLHALTEADARATAPQAWSSWRATLIDRLVERARSVVAGDAPAEDEPTLEVPVAQSSTIQVDVATDEEGARVTVVAADRVGLLADIAGALALLRVSVRSARAWSQLTDGEEWACSLWEVADADLDPGVLRDRLRRVVAGEEVRLPSYGDRVLPPTVAVRGDSSRRCAVLEVRAADRPGTLYDVLGTLAGLDLAVRSAHVATLGPQAVDVFYVQEPGGVRPSDERAAEAARALRGVLAGAR, encoded by the coding sequence GTGAGCGCCACCGACCGGGCCGCCAGGGCCGCGGCCGCTGACGGGATCTGCCAGGAGGCGTACGCCGCCGCCGGCGGCCCCGAGGCGGGCGTGGCCCTGGTGGCCGTCGGTGGCTACGGCCGTGCCGAGCTCGCTCCGCACTCCGACCTCGACGTGGTGCTCGTGCACGAGCCCGGGGTCGACCCCGGCGCGATGGGCGAGCAGCTGTGGTACCCGCTGTGGAACTCCGGTCGCCGCCTCGACCACGCGGTCCGCTCGCTGCCCGAGATGGTGGACGCGGCCCAGGACCTGCGCGTCGCGCTCGGCCTCCTCGACGTGCGGCACCTGGCCGGGGACTCCGGCCTGGCCATGCAGCTGCGCACCACGATGCTCGCGGACTGGCGCCGCCGGGCACGCCAGTCGCTGCCTGAGCTCCGGGCGCTGGTGGCCAAGCGCCATGCCGTCCTCGGGGAGCTCGCCCACGAGTCCGTGCCGGACCTCAAGGAGGCCGAGGGCGGGCTCCGTGACGCCGGTGTCCTGAGGGCACTCGAGGCGACCTGGCTCGTGGATGCCTCGACTCCCGCCTCGGAGTCGGCCCGGATGGCGCTGCTGGACGTCCGGGACGAGCTCCACGACCTCGCGGGCCGACCGACCGACCGGGTCGCGCCGGAGCTCTGGGCGCCCCTGGCGGAACGGCTGGGGCTCGCGGACGCCGAAGCGGCGCAGCGGCACGTCCGCTCCCTCGGCCGGCGGATCACCCACGTGTCGCGCCTGAGCTGGCGTCGGGTCGACGCGGTGCTGGCGAGGCCGAGCGGCGAGCGCGGTCGTCGTACCCCTGCCCTGCAGCCGGTCGCCCGCGGGATCGCCCTCTCGCGCGGGGAGGTCGTGCTCGACCGACAGGCTCGCCCCGCGGCAGACCCGACCCTGCTCCTGAGAGCCGCGGCGGAGGCTGCGAGTCGTGACGTGGTGCTCGCGCCGGTGACGGCCGCGCGCCTGGTGCGAGAGGCTCCGAGCCTGCCCGTGCCGTGGCCGGCAGAGGCGCGCGACGCCCTGGTGCGGCTGCTGGCCGGACCCGGACTCCTCCACGTGTGGGAGACCCTCGAGGAGACCGGCGCCCTCGAGACGTTCCTGCCCGAGTGGGACGCGATCAGGCTGCTGCCGCACGCTTCCGCGATCCACCGCTTCACCGTCGACCGCCACTCCGTCGAGACATGCACGGAGGCGGCCGCCCTCATCAGGTCCGTGGCGCGCCCGGACGTGCTCATGGTGGCCGCGCTGCTGCACGACATCGGCAAGGGGGAGCTCGTCGAGCACAGCGTGGCGGGGGAGCCGATCGCCCGGGAGATCGCGACGAGGATGGGGTTCGACGCGGCAGCGGTCGACATGGTGGGGGCGCTCGTGCGGTGGCACCTCCTGCTGGGCGAGACCGCCACCACGCGTGACCCGGACGACCCGGTGACGGTGGAGCGGGTTCTCGCGCGCTTCCCGACCGCGCAGGGGCTGGCCCTGCTGCACGCCCTGACCGAGGCGGACGCCCGGGCGACGGCACCGCAGGCCTGGTCGTCGTGGCGGGCCACGCTCATCGACCGGTTGGTCGAGCGCGCGCGCTCCGTGGTTGCTGGGGACGCCCCTGCCGAGGACGAGCCGACGCTGGAGGTGCCGGTCGCGCAGTCCTCCACGATCCAGGTCGACGTGGCCACCGACGAGGAGGGCGCGAGGGTCACGGTGGTCGCCGCAGACCGCGTCGGACTGCTCGCGGACATCGCCGGAGCACTCGCGCTCCTGCGAGTGTCGGTGCGCTCGGCCCGTGCCTGGTCCCAGCTCACGGACGGCGAGGAGTGGGCATGCTCGCTCTGGGAGGTGGCCGACGCCGACCTCGATCCCGGCGTGCTCAGGGACCGGCTGCGCCGCGTCGTCGCAGGCGAGGAGGTCCGCCTCCCGTCGTACGGAGACCGGGTGCTCCCGCCGACCGTGGCAGTGCGCGGCGACTCCTCCCGCCGGTGCGCGGTGCTGGAGGTCCGCGCTGCCGACCGTCCGGGGACCCTCTACGACGTCCTGGGGACACTCGCCGGGCTCGACCTCGCCGTGCGCTCGGCGCACGTCGCCACGCTGGGGCCCCAGGCGGTGGACGTGTTCTACGTGCAGGAGCCCGGCGGCGTGCGTCCGTCCGACGAGCGGGCCGCGGAGGCGGCGCGCGCACTCCGAGGTGTCCTCGCCGGAGCGAGGTGA